The following coding sequences lie in one Streptomyces xiamenensis genomic window:
- a CDS encoding peptidoglycan-binding domain-containing protein: MRSMTFTKPLVALVAVAGIGAGSLVTAGTAVAAPSGKQQVVAAESVAPLAVVNLGLTSAEAQKLQRWLKTYFGYTGAIDGQLGTESWKALQRFLRQSSGYTDAIDGIVGPNTVKALQRWLKSAWGYTGAIDGIAGSGTQAAFKRFANGLS, translated from the coding sequence ATGCGATCGATGACGTTCACGAAGCCCCTGGTCGCCCTGGTGGCGGTCGCGGGGATCGGTGCGGGGAGTCTGGTGACCGCGGGTACGGCGGTGGCCGCGCCGTCCGGGAAGCAGCAGGTGGTGGCTGCCGAGTCCGTCGCCCCGCTCGCCGTGGTCAACCTGGGTCTGACCTCCGCCGAGGCCCAGAAGCTCCAGCGCTGGCTGAAGACGTACTTCGGCTACACCGGCGCGATCGACGGGCAGCTGGGTACCGAGAGCTGGAAGGCCCTGCAGCGGTTCCTGCGGCAGAGCTCCGGTTACACCGACGCGATCGACGGGATCGTCGGTCCCAACACGGTGAAGGCACTCCAGCGCTGGCTGAAGTCGGCCTGGGGCTACACCGGTGCGATCGACGGGATCGCGGGTTCCGGCACCCAGGCGGCGTTCAAGCGGTTCGCCAACGGGCTTTCCTGA
- a CDS encoding FecCD family ABC transporter permease — MSRTGAPPKPWTRTGPRTALTAEAGPLGLRVPVRVATTVLALLLAGFAAFTASVSLGTYAIPPGDVLGALFGYGDGAADLVVHKLRLPRALTAVLAGLAFGMAGAVYQAVTRNPLASPDLIGISAGAGAGAVATILFGGVTAAGAGTFGAVPFGALGGALLTAAVIYAFAYRGGTITGYRFVLVGIAAAGALAALTRWMLARADIDQAARAMVWLTGSLNGRSWSHVAWVGWALLILVPLTFALARPYQLLQFDDSTALSLGMRLHRARVVLLIAATCLAAVATAVAGPVAFVALGAPQIARRVAGTAGVPLLTSGLMGAVLMLAADLAGRLVLAPTELPVGIVTGAVGAPYLLFLLARSNRAGRGG; from the coding sequence ATGAGCCGCACCGGCGCCCCGCCGAAGCCCTGGACCCGTACCGGCCCGCGTACCGCGCTGACCGCCGAGGCCGGGCCCCTCGGGCTGCGCGTACCGGTGAGGGTGGCCACCACCGTCCTGGCGCTGCTGCTCGCCGGCTTCGCCGCCTTCACCGCCTCCGTCTCCCTGGGCACCTACGCCATCCCGCCCGGCGACGTGCTGGGCGCGCTGTTCGGGTACGGGGACGGGGCCGCCGATCTCGTCGTGCACAAGCTGCGGCTGCCCCGTGCCCTGACCGCCGTACTGGCCGGGCTCGCCTTCGGCATGGCGGGCGCCGTCTACCAGGCCGTCACCCGCAACCCGCTGGCCTCCCCCGACCTCATCGGGATCTCGGCCGGAGCCGGGGCCGGCGCGGTGGCCACCATCCTGTTCGGCGGGGTCACCGCGGCGGGCGCCGGAACCTTCGGCGCCGTGCCCTTCGGGGCGCTGGGCGGCGCGCTGCTCACCGCCGCCGTGATCTACGCCTTCGCCTACCGGGGCGGCACCATCACCGGCTACCGCTTCGTCCTGGTGGGCATCGCCGCCGCCGGGGCGCTGGCCGCGCTCACCCGCTGGATGCTGGCCCGCGCCGACATCGATCAGGCCGCGCGCGCCATGGTCTGGCTCACCGGTTCGCTCAACGGCCGCAGCTGGTCGCACGTCGCGTGGGTCGGCTGGGCGCTGCTGATCCTGGTGCCGCTCACCTTCGCGCTGGCCCGTCCCTACCAGCTGCTCCAGTTCGACGACTCCACCGCGCTGAGCCTGGGCATGCGGCTGCACCGGGCGCGCGTCGTGCTGCTGATCGCCGCGACCTGCCTGGCCGCGGTGGCGACCGCGGTGGCGGGCCCGGTCGCGTTCGTGGCCCTGGGCGCCCCGCAGATCGCCCGCCGGGTCGCCGGCACCGCCGGGGTGCCGCTGCTCACCTCCGGGCTGATGGGCGCCGTCCTGATGCTGGCCGCCGACCTCGCCGGGCGGCTGGTGCTCGCCCCGACCGAACTGCCGGTCGGCATCGTCACCGGCGCCGTGGGCGCCCCGTACCTGCTGTTCTTGCTCGCCCGCTCCAACCGGGCCGGAAGGGGAGGCTGA
- a CDS encoding peptidoglycan-binding domain-containing protein: MTAICAVGAGSLVTAGTAVAAPSGKQQVVASESVASLAVVNLGLSTSQAQSVQRWLRDTWGYRGAIDGQLGTESWKALQRMLRGGWNYNDAIDGIVGPNTVKAMQRWLKAGWGYTGAIDGIAGSGTQAAFKRFANYLP, from the coding sequence ATGACCGCGATCTGCGCGGTCGGTGCGGGGAGTCTGGTGACCGCGGGTACGGCGGTGGCGGCACCGTCCGGTAAGCAGCAGGTGGTGGCCTCCGAGTCCGTCGCCTCGCTCGCCGTGGTCAACCTCGGCCTGAGCACGAGCCAGGCCCAGAGCGTCCAGCGGTGGCTGAGGGACACCTGGGGTTACCGGGGCGCCATCGACGGGCAGCTCGGCACCGAGAGCTGGAAGGCCCTGCAGCGCATGCTGCGGGGAGGCTGGAACTACAACGACGCCATCGACGGGATCGTCGGTCCCAACACGGTGAAGGCCATGCAGCGCTGGCTGAAGGCGGGCTGGGGCTACACCGGTGCGATCGACGGGATCGCGGGCTCCGGAACCCAGGCCGCGTTCAAGCGGTTCGCCAACTACCTGCCCTGA
- a CDS encoding GlxA family transcriptional regulator, with the protein MSQDPTHGPEPAVKLAARRRREIVAVLLFSGSPMFESSIPLSVFGVDRQDAGVPRYRLLACAGEEGPLRTTGGLELRAPYGLGAISRAGTVIVPAWRSITGPPPAAALAALRRAHSEGARIVGLCTGAFALGAAGLLDGRPATTHWMYAPTLAKRYPSVHVDPRELFVDDGDILTSAGTAAGIDLCLHIVRMDHGPEAAAALARRLVLPTRRGGAGNGAESGQPRHLDRSLPEDIGADPLAEVVAWALEHLHEQFDVETLAARAYMSRRTFDRRFRSLTGSAPLQWLITQRVLQAQRLLEVSDYSVDEVAGRCGFRSPVALRGHFRRQLGASPAAYRAAYRARQQESAAGRAKPVTDGFSPRVPGQRGRPVA; encoded by the coding sequence ATGAGCCAGGACCCAACGCACGGCCCCGAGCCCGCCGTCAAGCTCGCTGCCCGGCGCCGCCGCGAGATCGTCGCGGTGTTGCTGTTCAGTGGCAGCCCCATGTTCGAAAGTTCCATCCCGCTCTCCGTCTTCGGCGTCGATCGTCAGGACGCCGGAGTACCGCGCTACCGCCTGCTGGCGTGCGCGGGGGAGGAAGGACCGCTGCGCACCACGGGCGGACTGGAACTGCGCGCGCCCTACGGTCTGGGGGCGATCTCCCGGGCCGGTACCGTCATCGTCCCCGCCTGGCGGTCGATCACCGGACCGCCGCCCGCCGCCGCGCTCGCCGCGCTGCGCCGGGCGCACAGTGAGGGTGCCCGCATTGTCGGGTTGTGCACCGGTGCGTTCGCGCTCGGAGCGGCCGGCCTGCTGGACGGCAGGCCGGCGACAACCCACTGGATGTACGCCCCCACGCTGGCCAAGCGCTATCCGTCGGTCCATGTGGACCCGCGGGAGCTGTTCGTCGACGACGGTGACATCCTCACCTCGGCCGGCACGGCCGCGGGGATCGATCTGTGTCTGCACATCGTCCGCATGGACCACGGCCCCGAAGCCGCGGCGGCCCTGGCCAGACGGCTGGTGCTGCCCACCAGGAGAGGGGGTGCCGGCAACGGCGCCGAGAGCGGCCAGCCGCGCCACCTGGACCGCTCTTTACCAGAGGACATCGGCGCGGATCCGCTGGCCGAGGTGGTGGCCTGGGCGCTGGAGCACCTCCACGAGCAGTTCGACGTGGAGACCCTGGCGGCCCGCGCGTACATGAGCCGCCGCACGTTCGACCGGCGCTTCCGGTCCCTTACTGGGAGCGCTCCCCTGCAGTGGCTGATCACGCAGCGGGTGCTCCAGGCGCAGCGCCTGCTGGAGGTCTCCGACTACTCGGTGGACGAGGTGGCGGGCCGCTGCGGCTTCCGTTCCCCCGTCGCCCTGCGCGGGCACTTCCGGCGCCAGCTGGGGGCCTCCCCGGCGGCCTACCGGGCCGCCTACCGGGCCCGGCAGCAGGAGTCGGCGGCCGGGCGCGCCAAGCCCGTCACCGACGGCTTCTCGCCCCGAGTGCCGGGGCAGCGGGGCCGGCCGGTGGCCTGA
- a CDS encoding peptidoglycan-binding domain-containing protein — translation MRSKSMARTLVTATVICAVGAAGLVTTGTAAAAPSGKQQAAASESVAPLAVVNLGLTSAEAQKVQRWLRTYFNYTGAIDGQLGTESWKAMQRFLRQQAGYTDAIDGIVGPNTIRALQYWLRQANGYTGAIDGIAGAGTQAAFKRFANGLG, via the coding sequence ATGCGCTCGAAGAGCATGGCGAGGACCCTCGTCACGGCGACCGTGATCTGCGCTGTCGGTGCGGCCGGCCTGGTGACCACGGGCACCGCCGCGGCGGCGCCGTCCGGGAAGCAGCAGGCGGCGGCTTCCGAGTCCGTCGCCCCGCTCGCCGTGGTCAACCTGGGTCTGACCTCCGCCGAGGCCCAGAAGGTCCAGCGCTGGCTGAGGACGTACTTCAACTACACCGGTGCGATCGACGGGCAGCTGGGCACCGAGAGCTGGAAGGCCATGCAGCGCTTCCTGCGGCAGCAGGCCGGTTACACCGACGCGATCGACGGGATCGTCGGGCCCAACACCATCCGGGCGCTGCAGTACTGGCTGCGACAGGCGAACGGCTACACCGGTGCCATCGACGGGATCGCCGGTGCCGGAACCCAGGCCGCGTTCAAGCGGTTCGCCAACGGACTCGGCTGA
- a CDS encoding M50 family metallopeptidase: MEIADIGELWDRVTGTQPAPELWLVLATAAVALAVVTPYGVWRVARNTITIAHEGGHGLVALLTGRKLEGIRLHSDTSGLTVSRGRPTGLGMILTAAAGYTAPSLLGLGGAALLASGRITALLWGATALLLALLVMVRNAYGMLTVLLTGALFILVSWLTDPEVQAAFAYGVVWFLLLGGVRPVWELQAKRRRGGAGDSDADQLARLTRMPALIWLLFFHAVVLACLIAGGGSLLDAAAP, encoded by the coding sequence GTGGAGATCGCTGACATCGGGGAGCTGTGGGACCGGGTCACCGGGACGCAGCCCGCGCCCGAGCTGTGGCTGGTGCTGGCGACCGCCGCCGTGGCACTGGCCGTTGTCACCCCGTACGGGGTGTGGCGGGTCGCCCGGAACACCATCACCATCGCCCACGAGGGCGGTCACGGACTGGTCGCGCTGCTCACCGGCCGCAAGCTCGAAGGCATCCGGCTGCACTCCGACACCTCGGGGCTCACCGTCTCCCGGGGCCGGCCCACCGGCCTCGGCATGATCCTGACCGCCGCCGCCGGGTACACGGCCCCCTCCCTGCTGGGCCTGGGCGGCGCCGCGCTGCTGGCCTCGGGCCGCATCACCGCCCTGCTGTGGGGCGCCACCGCGCTGCTGCTCGCCCTGCTCGTCATGGTGCGCAACGCGTACGGGATGCTCACCGTGCTGCTCACCGGCGCGCTGTTCATCCTGGTTTCCTGGCTCACCGACCCCGAGGTGCAGGCCGCCTTCGCCTATGGCGTGGTGTGGTTCCTGCTGCTGGGCGGGGTCCGCCCGGTGTGGGAGCTCCAGGCCAAACGGCGGCGCGGCGGAGCGGGGGACTCCGACGCCGACCAGCTGGCCCGGCTGACCAGGATGCCCGCGCTGATCTGGCTGCTGTTCTTCCACGCCGTCGTGCTCGCCTGCCTGATAGCCGGCGGTGGCAGCCTGCTGGACGCCGCCGCCCCCTGA
- a CDS encoding universal stress protein: MAGYELPEPTDRKRLADPSTPPAPADDERYARDPAFQHGVVVGFDGSTTSERALAYAIGMAHRAGSGLIIVHVANRLPTTVWAGCEPPALVDIPDHRTEVIGLELACSDLLADLPWVLLERGGDICHELEEVGQEYEADAIVVGTTQGLLGRLFGSVSGRLARRARRPVIVIP; encoded by the coding sequence ATGGCTGGATACGAGCTCCCAGAACCCACGGACCGCAAGCGTCTCGCGGATCCGTCCACTCCCCCCGCGCCCGCCGACGATGAGCGGTACGCACGCGACCCCGCATTTCAGCATGGTGTCGTAGTCGGATTCGACGGATCGACCACCAGTGAGCGTGCTCTCGCATACGCCATTGGCATGGCTCACCGCGCCGGCTCCGGGCTGATCATCGTTCATGTGGCGAACCGACTGCCGACCACCGTATGGGCGGGATGCGAACCCCCCGCCCTGGTGGACATCCCCGATCACCGCACCGAGGTCATCGGTCTGGAGCTGGCGTGCTCGGACCTGCTGGCCGACCTCCCCTGGGTCCTGCTGGAGCGTGGCGGCGACATCTGCCACGAACTGGAGGAGGTGGGCCAGGAGTACGAGGCGGACGCCATCGTCGTGGGCACCACCCAGGGGCTGCTGGGGCGGCTGTTCGGCTCGGTGTCCGGGCGGCTGGCCCGCCGGGCCCGGCGGCCGGTCATCGTCATCCCGTAG
- a CDS encoding helix-turn-helix domain-containing protein: protein MLPTTVLDSRHLAPHDRFEYWRQTLISLIAPMEITSDITTDFQGRSRLITLEDIRVLPITMRAVEARRTPRLIRHSDPELLHIALPTPGASPLVVSQSGGQHVTGPGELYLVDTSRPFTVGATTPDLPFGGDCVEIPKSRLSLPPNTPTGEILGHALSSRHGFGALLAHYVIHLRQQYRTYRPADVPRLATTLADLVTGLITHTLDSAPPRDEESAERTLLLAVKMFIERHLTDPTLKPAVVAAQHHVSVRQLHRIFERQGTTPAAHIRRRRLERAHGELTDPTRTRVPVHAVARRWGFASHAHFTRAYARQFGRTPSEARRLVLDPQCPGS, encoded by the coding sequence ATGCTGCCCACGACCGTGCTCGACAGTCGTCACCTCGCGCCCCACGACCGCTTCGAGTACTGGCGCCAGACCCTCATCTCGCTCATCGCCCCGATGGAGATCACCAGCGACATCACCACCGACTTCCAGGGCCGGTCGCGGCTGATCACGCTGGAGGACATCCGGGTGCTGCCGATCACCATGCGGGCCGTCGAGGCGCGCCGTACTCCCCGCCTCATCCGGCACTCCGACCCCGAACTCCTGCACATCGCGCTGCCCACCCCCGGGGCCTCTCCGCTGGTCGTCAGCCAGAGCGGCGGGCAGCACGTCACCGGCCCGGGCGAGCTGTATCTGGTGGACACCTCGCGGCCCTTCACCGTCGGCGCCACCACCCCCGACCTGCCGTTCGGCGGGGACTGCGTCGAGATTCCCAAGAGCCGGCTGAGCTTGCCCCCGAACACCCCGACCGGCGAAATCCTGGGGCACGCGCTGTCCTCCCGGCACGGCTTCGGCGCGCTGCTCGCCCACTACGTCATCCATCTGCGGCAGCAGTACCGCACCTACCGCCCGGCCGACGTTCCCCGGCTCGCCACCACGCTCGCCGACCTGGTCACCGGGCTGATCACCCACACGCTCGACAGCGCCCCGCCGCGGGACGAGGAGAGCGCGGAGCGCACCCTGCTGCTCGCCGTCAAGATGTTCATCGAGCGGCATCTCACCGACCCCACTCTGAAGCCCGCCGTAGTCGCGGCCCAGCACCATGTCTCCGTACGCCAGTTGCACCGGATCTTTGAGCGGCAGGGCACGACGCCCGCCGCCCACATCCGGCGCCGTCGTCTCGAACGCGCCCACGGTGAGCTGACCGACCCGACGCGCACCCGCGTCCCCGTGCACGCCGTCGCCCGCCGCTGGGGCTTCGCCTCGCACGCGCACTTCACCCGGGCCTACGCGCGGCAGTTCGGCCGCACCCCCAGCGAGGCCAGACGGCTCGTTCTTGACCCGCAGTGCCCGGGATCTTGA
- the rsgA gene encoding ribosome small subunit-dependent GTPase A has protein sequence MRRYGKHSDEDDVRVRPSRHGSRPRTHRRPAHEDAAEGFVLTVDRGRITCLVGEVTVTAMKARELGRKAVVVGDRVAVVGDLSGKRDTLARIVRVEERTSVLRRTADDDDPFERVVVANADQLAVVTALADPEPRPRLIDRCLVAAYDAGLQPLLILTKADLAPAGPLLETYAPLGVRHVVTSAERFEDAESVEPVLELLADRTTAFVGHSGVGKTTLVNALVPERQRATGHVNAVTGRGRHTTVSALALPLPDSAGWVIDTPGVRSFGLHHVDPSRVIGAFPDLEPGAANCPRACSHDEPDCALDAWVAEGHADPARLYSLRRLLATRERTAGD, from the coding sequence ATGCGCCGGTACGGCAAGCACAGTGATGAGGACGATGTACGGGTCCGGCCTTCCCGGCACGGCAGCCGCCCCCGCACCCACCGGCGCCCCGCGCACGAGGACGCGGCCGAGGGATTCGTTCTGACGGTGGACAGGGGCCGGATCACCTGCCTGGTGGGCGAGGTGACCGTCACCGCGATGAAGGCCCGCGAACTGGGCCGCAAGGCCGTGGTCGTGGGCGACCGGGTCGCGGTGGTCGGCGACCTGTCGGGCAAGCGCGACACCCTGGCACGGATCGTGCGGGTGGAGGAACGCACGTCGGTGCTGCGGCGTACGGCCGACGACGACGATCCGTTCGAGCGGGTGGTGGTCGCCAACGCCGACCAACTGGCCGTCGTCACGGCCCTCGCCGACCCCGAGCCCCGCCCGCGGCTGATCGACCGCTGCCTGGTGGCCGCCTACGACGCCGGGCTTCAGCCGCTGCTGATCCTGACGAAGGCGGACCTGGCCCCGGCCGGGCCGCTGCTGGAGACGTACGCGCCGCTGGGGGTGCGCCATGTGGTGACCAGCGCCGAACGGTTCGAGGACGCGGAATCGGTGGAGCCGGTCCTGGAACTGCTCGCGGACCGGACCACCGCGTTCGTGGGGCACAGCGGCGTCGGCAAGACGACGCTGGTCAACGCCCTGGTGCCGGAACGGCAGCGGGCGACGGGCCACGTCAACGCGGTCACCGGACGGGGCCGGCACACCACCGTCTCCGCCCTGGCCCTGCCGCTGCCCGACTCGGCGGGCTGGGTCATCGACACCCCGGGCGTGCGGTCCTTCGGCCTCCACCACGTCGACCCCTCGCGGGTCATCGGTGCCTTCCCCGACCTGGAGCCGGGCGCGGCCAACTGCCCCCGGGCGTGCAGTCACGACGAACCGGACTGCGCCCTGGACGCGTGGGTGGCCGAGGGCCACGCGGACCCGGCCCGGCTGTACTCGCTGCGCCGGCTGCTGGCCACCCGGGAGCGGACCGCCGGGGACTGA
- a CDS encoding ABC transporter ATP-binding protein, which produces MPAETTTTDAADTGAAHLGATGLRLEYGDHVVAEDLDLRIPDGKVTVLVGPNACGKSTALRALARLLKPAAGAVHLDGRDIAALGAREVALRLALLPQSPAAPDGITVRDLVARGRTPHQRWWRQWSAADEEAVDAALAATGATALAERSLDALSGGQRQRVWIAMALAQDTGVLLLDEPTTYLDLAHQVDVLELVARLNRERGRTVVMVLHELNLACRYADHVIAMRDGKVAAAGPPAEVVTPELVREVFGLRAAVIACPVAGTPLVIPELAARE; this is translated from the coding sequence ATGCCCGCCGAGACCACCACGACGGACGCCGCGGACACCGGGGCGGCGCACCTCGGTGCGACCGGGCTGCGCCTGGAGTACGGGGACCACGTCGTCGCCGAGGACCTCGATCTGCGGATCCCGGACGGCAAGGTGACGGTGCTGGTCGGGCCGAACGCCTGCGGCAAGTCCACCGCCCTGCGCGCCCTGGCCAGGCTGCTGAAGCCGGCCGCCGGGGCGGTGCACCTGGACGGCCGGGACATCGCCGCCCTGGGCGCCCGGGAGGTGGCGCTGCGCCTGGCGCTGCTGCCGCAGTCCCCGGCCGCCCCGGACGGCATCACCGTACGGGACCTGGTGGCCCGCGGCCGTACCCCGCACCAGCGCTGGTGGCGGCAGTGGTCGGCGGCCGACGAGGAGGCGGTGGACGCGGCGCTGGCGGCCACCGGGGCGACGGCGCTGGCCGAGCGCTCCCTCGACGCCCTGTCCGGGGGCCAGCGGCAGCGGGTGTGGATCGCGATGGCGCTGGCCCAGGACACCGGGGTGCTCCTGTTGGACGAACCCACCACCTATCTGGACCTCGCCCACCAGGTGGATGTGCTGGAGCTGGTCGCCCGGCTCAACCGGGAGCGCGGACGCACCGTGGTGATGGTGCTGCACGAGCTGAACCTCGCCTGCCGGTACGCCGATCATGTGATCGCCATGCGGGACGGGAAGGTGGCGGCGGCCGGCCCGCCGGCCGAGGTGGTCACCCCCGAGCTGGTGCGGGAGGTGTTCGGGCTGCGGGCCGCCGTGATCGCGTGCCCGGTCGCCGGAACCCCGCTGGTCATCCCCGAGCTGGCCGCCCGGGAATGA
- the orn gene encoding oligoribonuclease produces the protein MNDRMVWIDCEMTGLSLIDDALIEVAALVTDSELNVLGEGVDIVIRPPAAALATMPEVVRTMHTTSGLLDELDDGTTLEDAERQVLEYVRTYAPEAGRTPLCGNSVGTDRGFLARDMPALEGHLHYRIVDVSSVKELARRWYPRVYFNSPPKGGQHRALADIKESIAELRYYREALFVPQPGPDSDTAKRIAARHAAQ, from the coding sequence ATGAACGACCGGATGGTGTGGATCGACTGCGAGATGACAGGTCTCTCGCTGATCGACGACGCGCTCATCGAGGTGGCCGCGCTGGTCACCGACTCTGAGCTGAACGTACTCGGGGAGGGCGTGGACATCGTGATCCGCCCGCCCGCCGCCGCGCTGGCCACCATGCCGGAGGTGGTGCGCACCATGCACACCACCTCGGGGCTGCTGGACGAGCTGGACGACGGCACGACGCTGGAGGACGCCGAGCGGCAGGTGCTGGAGTACGTCCGCACGTACGCGCCGGAGGCCGGCCGCACCCCGCTGTGCGGCAACTCCGTCGGCACCGACCGGGGATTCCTCGCCCGGGACATGCCGGCCCTGGAGGGGCACCTGCACTACCGGATCGTGGACGTCTCCTCGGTGAAGGAGCTGGCCCGCCGCTGGTACCCGCGGGTCTACTTCAACAGCCCCCCCAAGGGCGGACAGCACCGGGCGCTGGCGGACATCAAGGAGTCCATCGCGGAGCTGCGTTACTACCGCGAGGCGCTCTTCGTGCCGCAGCCGGGACCCGACTCCGACACGGCCAAGAGGATCGCGGCGCGGCACGCCGCGCAGTGA
- the glmS gene encoding glutamine--fructose-6-phosphate transaminase (isomerizing), with protein MCGIVGYIGKRDVAPLLLEGLQRLEYRGYDSAGIAIHSSGKGGGLKTVKNKGRVRDLEAKVPARFAGTTGIAHTRWATHGAPNDINAHPHTDAAQRVAVVHNGIIDNSGDLRAKLTADGVELISDTDTEVLAHLIARAQSQTLEEKVREALRYVEGTYGIAVLHADFPDRIVVARNGSPVVLGIGEKEMFVASDVAALISHTRQVITLDDGEMATLKADDYRTYTTDGSRTSAAPTTVEWEAESYDMGGHDTYMHKEIAEQADAVDRVLRGRIDDRFATVRLGGLNLDAREARTMRRVKILGCGSAYHAGQIGAQLIEELARIPADAEPASEFRYRNAVVDPDTLYIAVSQSGETYDTLAAVQELKRKGARVLGVVNVVGSAIARETDGGVYVHAGPEVCVVSTKCFTNTAVAFALLALHLGRIRDLSVSDGKRIIEGLRKLPAQIAEVLADEPRIAKLAADFADAKSMMFVGRVRGYPVAKEASLKLKEVSYIHAEAYPASELKHGPLALIEPATPTVAIIPDDDLLEKNRATLEEIKARSGRILAVAHSEQEKADDTIVVPRNEPELDPVLMGIPLQLLAYHTALALGRDIDKPRNLAKSVTVE; from the coding sequence ATGTGTGGAATCGTCGGATACATCGGGAAGCGGGATGTCGCCCCCCTCCTCCTGGAGGGGCTGCAGCGCCTCGAATACCGGGGGTACGACTCCGCCGGCATCGCCATCCACAGCAGCGGCAAGGGCGGCGGCCTCAAGACGGTCAAGAACAAGGGCCGGGTCCGCGACCTGGAGGCCAAGGTCCCCGCCCGGTTCGCCGGCACCACCGGTATCGCCCACACCCGCTGGGCCACCCACGGCGCCCCCAACGACATCAACGCCCACCCGCACACCGACGCCGCACAGCGCGTCGCCGTCGTCCACAACGGCATCATCGACAACTCCGGCGACCTGCGCGCCAAGCTCACCGCGGACGGCGTCGAGCTGATCTCCGACACCGACACCGAGGTCCTCGCCCACCTCATCGCCCGCGCCCAGTCGCAGACGCTGGAGGAGAAGGTCCGCGAGGCGCTGCGCTACGTCGAGGGCACCTACGGCATCGCCGTGCTGCACGCCGACTTCCCCGACCGCATCGTGGTCGCCCGCAACGGATCCCCGGTGGTCCTGGGCATCGGCGAGAAGGAGATGTTCGTCGCCTCCGACGTGGCCGCGCTCATCAGCCACACCCGCCAGGTGATCACCCTGGACGACGGCGAGATGGCCACCCTCAAGGCCGACGACTACCGCACGTACACCACGGACGGCTCCCGTACCTCCGCCGCGCCCACCACCGTCGAGTGGGAGGCCGAGAGCTACGACATGGGCGGCCACGACACGTACATGCACAAGGAGATCGCCGAGCAGGCGGACGCCGTGGACCGCGTGCTGCGCGGCCGGATCGACGACCGCTTCGCGACCGTGCGGCTCGGTGGCCTCAACCTCGACGCCCGCGAGGCGCGCACCATGCGCCGGGTGAAGATCCTGGGCTGCGGCTCCGCCTACCACGCCGGTCAGATCGGCGCCCAGCTGATCGAGGAGCTGGCCCGCATCCCCGCGGACGCCGAGCCGGCCAGCGAGTTCCGCTACCGCAACGCGGTGGTGGACCCCGACACCCTGTACATCGCGGTCAGCCAGTCCGGCGAGACGTACGACACCCTCGCCGCCGTGCAGGAGCTCAAGCGCAAGGGCGCCCGGGTGCTGGGCGTGGTGAACGTGGTCGGCTCGGCCATCGCCCGCGAGACGGACGGCGGCGTGTACGTGCACGCCGGGCCCGAGGTGTGCGTGGTGTCCACCAAGTGCTTCACCAACACGGCGGTGGCCTTCGCGCTGCTGGCGCTGCACCTGGGCCGGATCAGGGACCTGTCGGTCTCCGACGGCAAGCGGATCATCGAGGGGCTGCGCAAGCTGCCCGCCCAGATCGCCGAGGTCCTCGCGGACGAGCCGCGCATCGCCAAGCTGGCGGCCGACTTCGCCGATGCCAAGAGCATGATGTTCGTCGGGCGGGTGCGCGGCTACCCGGTGGCCAAGGAGGCGTCCCTGAAGCTCAAGGAGGTCTCCTACATCCACGCCGAGGCGTACCCGGCCTCCGAGCTGAAGCACGGCCCGCTGGCGCTCATCGAGCCCGCGACCCCGACCGTCGCGATCATCCCGGACGATGACCTGCTGGAGAAGAACCGGGCCACCCTGGAGGAGATCAAGGCCCGCAGCGGGCGGATCCTGGCGGTGGCGCACAGCGAGCAGGAGAAGGCCGACGACACCATCGTGGTGCCGCGCAACGAGCCCGAGCTGGACCCGGTGCTGATGGGCATCCCCCTGCAGCTGCTGGCGTACCACACGGCGCTGGCGCTGGGCCGGGACATCGACAAGCCGCGCAACCTGGCCAAGTCCGTCACCGTGGAGTAG